A portion of the Gossypium arboreum isolate Shixiya-1 chromosome 8, ASM2569848v2, whole genome shotgun sequence genome contains these proteins:
- the LOC108468394 gene encoding E3 ubiquitin-protein ligase SIRP1-like, protein MENQYLFDQVLFPTFRRLRIKTASLAYHNFVHEIFVRGICSIGTNREVLPLRSVIQASVVEHLHVHSDGVLMGRALAESALEFESSNYGMVPTKESLVKEMVKMVKVEAGGEEDCMICLEELEVGFYASRMPCSHTFHGDCIEKWLKQSHYCPLCRFQMPTN, encoded by the coding sequence ATGGAAAACCAATACCTGTTTGACCAAGTTCTGTTTCCCACGTTTAGAAGACTCCGAATCAAGACGGCCTCCCTTGCTTATCACAACTTCGTTCATGAAATTTTTGTACGTGGGATTTGTAGCATAGGAACTAATCGTGAAGTCTTGCCCTTGCGATCGGTGATACAAGCTTCCGTTGTGGAACACCTTCACGTTCACAGTGACGGGGTTTTGATGGGAAGAGCTTTGGCTGAATCGGCATTGGAGTTTGAAAGCAGTAACTATGGTATGGTTCCGACTAAAGAGTCATTGGTTAAGGAGATGGTAAAGATGGTCAAAGTAGAAGCTGGAGGTGAAGAAGATTGCATGATATGTTTGGAGGAGCTGGAGGTTGGGTTTTATGCTTCTCGGATGCCTTGTTCTCATACTTTTCATGGCGATTGCATCGAGAAGTGGTTGAAGCAGAGCCATTATTGTCCTCTTTGCCGGTTCCAGATGCCAACGAATTAG